The Mauremys reevesii isolate NIE-2019 linkage group 13, ASM1616193v1, whole genome shotgun sequence genome contains a region encoding:
- the LOC120380900 gene encoding peroxidasin homolog, with protein sequence MKSKFYQHLGEIPNPSNWDEEETKTEPGPYSCDYAIHQAPGEAMSLLSDPLSIAALLFALSPGADLPDLLHHTQLTQATYNDKLPQPQSQSPLSWAAGQAAAAQRGGACSPPCVQTGPAAELRTQLPAPSDQLSMVLTLLLPLLASLQMLPRPVSPQDPDPAPQLTVSPQQTVYVTGEAVTLTCSVSGTSIVSGVRFFRGDQEIQREELPSLQYSYTDSIQLSGVSGLRAVAYTCESWKTESGREIASERSQSISIAVTGPIPAPQLTVSPQQLVYTTGENVILTCSVARAPTISGVRFFKDNQNIQSKKLPSPRYRYTDSIQLSGVSRAQAGVYSCESWKTESGREIASERSQSISIAVADPDPAPQLTASPQQPVYITGEAVTLTCSATGAPTMSGVRFFRDNQKIQSKKLPSPRYIYIDSIQLSGVSRAQAGMYSCESWKTESGREIASERSQSISIAVTDPLPAPQLTVSPQQPVYVTGEAVTLTCSATGASTMSGIRLFRYNQIIHSMKLPSPRYSYTVSFRLSGVSGWQARVYSCESWKAVSGQEITSERSQHISITVTDPLPVPQLTKSPQQPVYITGEAVTLTCSAIGAPTVSRVRFFRDSWIIHSKELPSSQYKYSESIQLAGVSGLRAGKYSCESWKTVSGQEIASERSRPISIAVTELGSISDVTLTPYRHQFTRIPTAHVYGRGRCCSEVLGPPA encoded by the exons ATGAAATCCAAGTTTTACCAGCACTTGGGTGAAATCCCCAACCCCAGTAACTGGGACGAGGAGGAAACCAAGACTGAGCCGGGGCCCTACTCCTGTGACTACGCAATACACCAGGCTCCAGGAGAGGCCATGTCCTTGCTGAGCGACCCTCTCTCAATAGCAGCGCTGCTCTTTGCGTTGAGCCCCGGGGCCGACCTACCTGATCTCCTACATCACACACAACTCACACA GGCTACGTATAACGATAAGCTGCCGCAGCCTCAGTCGCAGTCACCACTCAGCTGGGCGGCTggacaggcagcagcagctcag AGGGGAGGGGCCTGTTCCCCTCCCTGCGTCCAGACAGGGCCAGCGGCTGAGCTAAGAACCCAGCTTCCAGCCCCGAGCGACCAGCTCAGCATGGTGCTAACTCTCCTACTGCCTCTGCTGG cctctctccaGATGCTCCCCAGGCCGGTGTCCCCTCAAG ACCCCGACCCGGCTCCCCAGCTCACCGTGTCCCCACAGCAGACTGTCTACGTAACTGGAGAAGCTGTGACCCTGACGTGCTCTGTGTCCGGGACGTCCATTGTGTCCGGGGTCCGGTTCTTCAGAGGTGATCAGGAAATTCAACGGGAGGAACTCCCCTCACTCCAGTACAGTTACACCGACTCGATTCAGCTCTCAGGGGTGTCTGGATTGCGAGCTGTAGCGTACACCTGTGAATCCTGGAAGACAGAGTCTGGGCGAGAAATCGCATCAGAGAGGAGCCAATCGATCTCCATAGCAGTGACAG gccccatcccagctccccagctcaccGTGTCCCCGCAGCAGCTTGTCTACACAACTGGAGAAAATGTGATCCTGACGTGCTCAGTTGCCAGGGCGCCCACCATATCCGGGGTCCGGTTCTTCAAAGACAACCAGAATATCCAATCCAAGAAACTCCCCTCACCTCGGTACAGATACACCGACTCGATTCAGCTGTCAGGGGTGTCTAGAGCGCAAGCTGGCGTGTACAGCTGTGAATCCTGGAAGACAGAGTCTGGGCGAGAAATCGCATCGGAGAGGAGCCAATCGATCTCCATAGCAGTGGCAG ATCCCGACCCGGCTCCCCAGCTCACCGCGTCCCCGCAGCAGCCTGTCTACATAACCGGAGAAGCTGTGACCCTGACGTGCTCAGCTACAGGGGCACCTACCATGTCCGGGGTCCGGTTCTTCAGAGACAACCAGAAAATCCAATCCAAGAAACTCCCCTCACCTCGGTACATATACATCGACTCGATTCAGCTGTCAGGGGTGTCTAGAGCGCAAGCCGGCATGTACAGCTGTGAATCCTGGAAGACGGAGTCTGGGCGAGAAATCGCATCGGAAAGGAGCCAATCGATCTCCATAGCAGTGACAG acccactcccagctccccagctcaccGTGTCCCCGCAGCAGCCTGTCTACGTAACCGGAGAAGCTGTGACCCTGACGTGCTCAGCTACAGGGGCGTCCACCATGTCCGGGATCCGGCTCTTCAGATACAACCAGATAATCCACTCCATGAAACTCCCCTCACCCCGGTACAGTTACACTGTATCTTTTCGACTGTCAGGGGTGTCTGGATGGCAAGCCAGAGTGTACAGCTGTGAATCCTGGAAGGCAGTGTCTGGGCAAGAAATCACATCAGAGAGGAGCCAACACATCTCCATTACAGTGACAG ACCCACTCCCAGTTCCACAGCTCACCAAGTCCCCACAGCAGCCTGTCTACATCACTGGAGAAGCTGTGACCCTAACGTGCTCAGCTATAGGGGCACCCACTGTGTCCAGGGTCCGGTTCTTCAGAGACAGCTGGATAATCCACTCCAAGGAACTCCCCTCATCTCAGTACAAATACTCTGAGTCAATTCAACTGGCGGGGGTGTCTGGATTGCGAGCTGGAAAGTACAGCTGTGAATCCTGGAAGACAGTATCTGGGCAAGAAATCGCATCGGAGAGGAGCCGACCCATCTCCATCGCCGTGAcag AACTGGGATCAATTTCTGATGTCACCCTGACCCCCTACCGGCACCAGTTCACCAGGATTCCTACGGCCCATGTCTATGGGAGGGGAAGGTGCTGCTCTGAGGTGCTCGGGCCCCCAGCATGA